CGGCCCGGCCGAGATCGCCGAGCGCTACAGCCTCCCCCGCGAGACGGCCGGGCCGGCGTACGCGGACATGTCCATGATGCGCGGCGACCCCTCCGACGGGCTGCCCGGCGTCGCCGGGATCGGCGAGAAGACCGCGGCGAAGCTGATCACGCAGTTCGGGTCGCTCGAGGCACTCCTGGCGGCCGCCTCGGCCGGGGACTCGCAGGTGCCGCTGAAGACCCGGCTGCGGCTGGCGGACGCCGCCGACTACCTCGCCGTCGCCCCGACCGTGGTCAAGGTCGCCGTCGACGCCCCGGTGGAGCAGTCCGGCCCCGACACCGTGCCGGCCACCCCGGCCGACCCGGAGCGGGTCGCCGAACTGGCCGAGCGGTGGAACCTCGGCAATTCGGTCGAACGGCTGCTCAAGGCCCTGCCCGGCGCTTAGTGTCGCGCGTCGCAAGTTGTTTGACGCTCGGGCCGCTGGAGTCAGGGCGCTCGCTCAGCCCCGGTGAGCGAAGCTCGCCAGCTCCGGCCAAAGGTCTTGAATGACTCATTCAGGACCTCCGAAGACCTGAATGAGTCATTCAGGACGCTCGCCCTCGCAGCCGCACTGTCAACGAACCGACGACGCGCAACACTAGAAGTGCGTGCCGCACCACGGCGCGGTGACCGTGGTGAACAGCTCGTCGGCTCGCGCCACGGCCGCCTCGTCGCGGACTTCGATCCGGCCGGCGTCCGCCAGCGCGGTGGCGCTCCACTGCCCGAGGTAGAGCATGCCGAGGGTGTCGACGTCGAGCGCCAGGTCCGCGGCCGCGGAGGTGCGCCGGACGCCGTCCGGACCGACCTCGTAGTGCCCGGTGTTGCCCGGCAGCGTCCGGTCGGCCACCGCGAGCACCACGGGCCCGGCCGCACGATAGGCGCGGGCGCCCAGCGCGGCCTCGACGTCGACCGGCCGCAGCCACAGGTCGTCCTCGACGGCCAGGGTGGCGGCGTGCCGGTGGTCGGCCAGCATCACCGCGAGGGGCTCGTCGACCGGGCGGTGACGGCCGCGCACCCCGGAGACCAGGTCGACCGACAGCAGGAACCGCCAGAGCCCGGCCCGCGCGGCCGGGCCGGCGGCGTGCATGTCGTGGACGTCCAGCACGGCACCTTCGTCCGGCGAGTCGAACGACCGGCGGCTGACCGTGGCGTACACGACGAAGCCGTCGTCGCCGTCGGGTCCACTGTGGACAGCCACGAGATGGCCGGCCTCCGGGCCCGCGTACCGGTCGTGCGCGACAGGCCACCACAGGTCCGGACGCCCGATCATGCCCGGCCGGTGCAGCCCGATGCGCTCGTACAACGCGGGAAGCTCCTTCACCGCCTCTTCGGGCGTGAGCATCCGGACCTCGCCCCCGGCCGGGACGCGCTCACGCAACCGGCCCGCGGGCCGGGCCACCCGCACGGTCTTGCCGAGCGCGGCCGAGCCGTAGCCGAACCGGCCGTAGATGGTGGGTTCGCTGGCGTGCAGGACCGCCAACGGCACCCCCCGCGCGGCGAAGTCCGCCAGCTGCGCGGCCATCAGCGCGCTGAGCACCCCGCGCCGGGTCCGGTCGGCACGCACGCCGGCACCGTCGACCGCCGCGACCGGCACGGCCCGCCCGCCCGGCACGGCGATCCCGGTGTCGAACGAACTGACGATCCCGATCGGAGTTCCACCGTCGAACGCCGCGAACTTGTGCTCGGCAGGCCACGACTTCCCGGTCCGGGCCCAGGCGTCGTCGGTGATGCGGTTGTGGTGCAACGAGCGCCGCAGCACGTCCACCGTGCTGCGCCGCTCGTCTTCGGTGATCGGGCGGACGTCGAAGGCGGTCATCCCCCGATCCTGCCGCCCACCCACCGGAACGGGCACCCGGTTTTAGAAGTAAGTGCCGCTCCACGACGCGACACGGGTACCGAAGAGCGCGTCCGCCGCCGCCGGAGCGGCCGGATCACGCACCTCGACCCGGCCCGCGTCGGCCAGCGCCGAAACCCGCCAGGTACCGAGGTAGACCATCGCGAGCGACGTGACGTCGAGGCGGAGCGCGGCAGGCCCGTCAGTGCGCTCCGCACCGTCCGGCGTGATCCGGTAGGCACCGCTGTTGCCGGGCAGCAGCGGGTCGACCACCTCCAGCACGACCGGGGCCGCGTGCCCGTACTCGCGGGCGGCCAGTGCCTTCGGGACGTCGACGAGCCGGATCCAGTGCTCGTCGGCGACCCGCTCGACGGTGGCGTGGCGATGGTCGGCCAGGATCAGCTCGATCGGCTCGTCGAGCGCGCGCTCCTCGGCCACGACCCGGTCCACCAGATCGACGCCCAGCAGGAACCGCCACAACCCGGCGAACGCGGCCGGGGAACCGGCGGACAGATCCGTCACCTCCAGCCGCTTCGGCTGATCGTGCCCGCCTCCGACGAAGTACCGGACGAACCCGTCCGGACCGTCCGGCCCGTGGTGCACCACCGTCTTCATCGGCTGCGTCCCGCGACGCGCCTGGTTCTCGTACAGCCGCCACAGCACCTCCGGACGCGTCATTCCCCCGGGCCGCCGCCGCAGACGCTCGTAGATGCCCGGGCAGACCTCGAAAGCCCGGTCGATCTCCAGCAGCTCGAGCTCACCGCCCGCCGGCACCTCCGGACGCAGCCGCGCCCGATGCCGGTCGACGCTGTAGGTACGGCACCGCGTCGCCAGGCCGTAGCCGAACCGGCCGTAAATGGTGCCTTCCGAAGCGAGCAGGTTCGCGAACACCACCCCGCGCCCCGCGAAATCCTCCAGCTGCGCCGTCATCAACGCCCGCAAGATGCCACGGCGAGTCCGGTCGGCGCGGACACCGACCCCGGTGACACCGGCCATCGGCAGCCGCGCCCCGCCGGGAACGGTCAGCTCGGCGTCGAAAGCCTTCGCGGTACCGACGAGCTCAGGCCCGAACGCCCCGAGCGTCCCACCCGGCTGGTACGTCCGCGCCGTACGCTCCCACTCGGTGTCGTCGGCCGGCGGAAAATGCACCGTGCCACGGAACAAGTCACTCGCGGCGCGGTGCTCATCGACGCCCAGCGTCCGGATCTCGAAGTCGCTCATCCCCGGATCATCTCCGGAGACGACGAAGTCCGGCCACCGGAATTCCCGGCGACCGGACCTCGGTCACGTCACTTGGAAGCGGGCGGGGAAACCTCGTAGTTGCCGCCGTCGCCCTTCACCGTGATCGGCACCTGCTGCGGCTTGCCGGCGATCGTCGCGGTGCACTCGAACTTCGCCCCGTCCTCGACCTTCTGCTCGGCCGGGCAGGTGACCCCGGTGACACCGTCGATCTTGTACGTCTCCGTGAGCAGCTTCTGGACGTCGGTCTGCATCTGCGTGTTGTTGAAGACCTGCGTCTTGAAGAACCCGGGCGCCACGAAACCCAGCACACCCACGACCGCCAGCACCACCACCAGCGCGACGACCCCGATCAACAGGCCCTTCTTCGACTTCGCCGGCTGCTGCTCACCCTCCGGCGCGCCCTGGCCGGGGAACTGCTGGCCGTAGTCGTACTGGCCCGGCTGCGGCTGGCCGTACTGCGGCTGCGCCTGCGGACCACTCTGCGGGTACGCCCCACCCGGCTGCTGCCCGTACTGCGGCTGCGCCTGCGGACCACTCTGCGGATACCCCGGCGGCTGCTGCCCGTAAGGCGGGGGCTGCTGACCCCACTGCGGCTGCTGCGGCGGGCTGTACCCACCCGGCTGCTGCCCGTACTGCGGCTGCTGGGGCTGCTGCGGCTGACCCCACTGCTGCTGCTGGTTCGGGTCGTAGGAAGGCGGCTGCTGACCCCACTGAGGCTGTTCCTGCTGACCGCTCGGCGGGTACGCGCCGCCCGGCTGCTGCCCGTACTGGGGCTGCTGTGGGTCGTTGCCGCCATACGGCGTGCTCATCGTCTGCCTCCGCCTGCTTCGATCATCTCGCTGTCCACCCCGAAACCGCCGTCGAGCCGCATACGGACGGTGTCCAGGCGATCCAACCACAGGTCGCAGCCGAGCACACGTGTCCACGCTCACCGCCTGCGCCGTCTGGAGCAGGGCTTACACGAAGTTCACGCCGCTCCAGCAGCCACGACACCCCGGCGAAGCGCCTTCACCGCGTCCGCGGCCGCCGCCCCGACCGGATCACCCTTGCCGAGCACATCACGGATCTGGTCGAGCAGATCGATCACCTGCCGCGACCACCGCACGAAATCACCCGCCGACAACTCCTGGCCGTTCGCCTCGGCCGCCGTGAGCACCTTCTCCAAGGATTCGCCACGAGCCCAGCGATAAACCGGCCACGCGAACCCGGCGTCCGGCTCCCGCGTCCGATCGAGCCGGTGCCGCCGCTCGTCCTCGGTCAGCTCCACCCACAACCGCGCCGTCTCCTGCCACGCCTCGGGCACCGCCCCACCCGGCAACCGCGGCTCACCCGCCGTGTCCCGACGAGCTTCGAACACCAACGTCGACACGACCGCCGCCAGCTCCGCCGGGTTCAGCCCACGCCACACCCCGTGCCGGATGCACTCGGCCGCCAGCAGATCCGACTCGCTGTAGAGCCGCGTCAGCCGCCTCCCGTGCTCGGTGACACGGTCCTCGCCATCACCCGCCGACTCCGGCCCCAAATAGCCGCGCTCACCCAGCAAAGCCAGGATCCGGTCGAACGCCCGCGCCAGCGAGTGCGTCGTCGCGGCCACCTTCCGCTCCAGCTGCTGCGTCTCCGCCGCCAGCCGCTGATACCGCTCGACCCAGCGCAAGTTCGCCTCACGCTCGGCCAGCCCATGACCCGGATGCGCCCGCAACGCCCGCCGCAACGCCGCCAGCTCACCGTCCTCGTTCGCCCCGGACCGCCGATTCTGCTTACCCGGCAACGCAATCCCCGCGCTCCGCAACGTCGAAGCGATGTCCCGACGAGTCTTCGGCGAACGCAGCTCGATGTGCTTCGGCAGCTTGATCCGGCCCAGCACCTCCACCGGCGCCGGGAAATCCGCCACCGACAACGGCCCCGACCAGCGATCCTCCGTCACCACGACCGGCCGCGGCTCCCGGATCGGATCGAGCCCCGGATCGACGACCACCGCGAGCCCCGCCCGCCGCCCCGCCGGCACCGCGATCACATCACCCTTCCGCAGCTTCTCCAGCGACTCCGCCGTACCCGCACGACGCACCGCCGTGTTCTGCCGCGACAACGCCTTCTCCCGCGCCGAAATCTTCGCGCGCAGCTCGACGTACTCCAGCATCTCGTCGAAATCCCCGGTCACCGCGGCCCCATAGCCCTTGAGGGCCTCCTTGTTCCGCTCGATCCGGCGCGCCGTGCCGACCACCGACCGGTCGGCCTGGAACTGCGCGAACGACTGCTCCAGCAGCTCACGAGCCTCCGTCGCACCCACCTGCGCGACCAGGTTCACCGCCATGTTGTAGCCCGGCCGGAACGACGACCGCAGCGGATACGTCCGCGTCGACGCCAGCCCCGCCACCTGCTTCGGATCCACCCCCGGCTGCCAAGCCACGACGGCATGGCCCTCGACGTCGATCCCCCGCCGCCCGGCCCGCCCGGTCAGCTGCGTGTACTCCCCCGGCGTCAGGTCCACATGCGCTTCGCCGTTGTACTTCACCAGGCGTTCGAGCACGACC
This window of the Amycolatopsis balhimycina FH 1894 genome carries:
- a CDS encoding GNAT family N-acetyltransferase; this translates as MTAFDVRPITEDERRSTVDVLRRSLHHNRITDDAWARTGKSWPAEHKFAAFDGGTPIGIVSSFDTGIAVPGGRAVPVAAVDGAGVRADRTRRGVLSALMAAQLADFAARGVPLAVLHASEPTIYGRFGYGSAALGKTVRVARPAGRLRERVPAGGEVRMLTPEEAVKELPALYERIGLHRPGMIGRPDLWWPVAHDRYAGPEAGHLVAVHSGPDGDDGFVVYATVSRRSFDSPDEGAVLDVHDMHAAGPAARAGLWRFLLSVDLVSGVRGRHRPVDEPLAVMLADHRHAATLAVEDDLWLRPVDVEAALGARAYRAAGPVVLAVADRTLPGNTGHYEVGPDGVRRTSAAADLALDVDTLGMLYLGQWSATALADAGRIEVRDEAAVARADELFTTVTAPWCGTHF
- a CDS encoding GNAT family N-acetyltransferase, which gives rise to MSDFEIRTLGVDEHRAASDLFRGTVHFPPADDTEWERTARTYQPGGTLGAFGPELVGTAKAFDAELTVPGGARLPMAGVTGVGVRADRTRRGILRALMTAQLEDFAGRGVVFANLLASEGTIYGRFGYGLATRCRTYSVDRHRARLRPEVPAGGELELLEIDRAFEVCPGIYERLRRRPGGMTRPEVLWRLYENQARRGTQPMKTVVHHGPDGPDGFVRYFVGGGHDQPKRLEVTDLSAGSPAAFAGLWRFLLGVDLVDRVVAEERALDEPIELILADHRHATVERVADEHWIRLVDVPKALAAREYGHAAPVVLEVVDPLLPGNSGAYRITPDGAERTDGPAALRLDVTSLAMVYLGTWRVSALADAGRVEVRDPAAPAAADALFGTRVASWSGTYF
- a CDS encoding DUF4333 domain-containing protein — encoded protein: MSTPYGGNDPQQPQYGQQPGGAYPPSGQQEQPQWGQQPPSYDPNQQQQWGQPQQPQQPQYGQQPGGYSPPQQPQWGQQPPPYGQQPPGYPQSGPQAQPQYGQQPGGAYPQSGPQAQPQYGQPQPGQYDYGQQFPGQGAPEGEQQPAKSKKGLLIGVVALVVVLAVVGVLGFVAPGFFKTQVFNNTQMQTDVQKLLTETYKIDGVTGVTCPAEQKVEDGAKFECTATIAGKPQQVPITVKGDGGNYEVSPPASK
- a CDS encoding DEAD/DEAH box helicase translates to MASSPSPSPAEAYAASTRRGKYPQLTRFAAEASFEFDQFQIRGCEALEGGHGVLVCAPTGAGKTVVGEFAVHLALAEGRKCFYTTPIKALSNQKYADLVARYGADAVGLLTGDTSINGNAQVVVMTTEVLRNMLYAGSSTITDLGYVVMDEVHYLADRFRGAVWEEVILHLPEHVRVVGLSATVSNAEEFGEWLVEVRGDTTVVVDEHRPVPLWQHMLVGNRLLDLFAGEDVHAPGAELRINPTLLRRTEEIGRQYAPAGFRGPRGRRGAPPRMPRFRPPSRVEVVEQLDRAGLLPAIVFIFSRAGCDAAVAQCVRSGLRLNGPGEVEEIRRVIEERTADLPEGDLGVLGYWEWREALERGIAGHHAGLLPAFKETVEELFVRGLVKVVFATETLALGINMPARTVVLERLVKYNGEAHVDLTPGEYTQLTGRAGRRGIDVEGHAVVAWQPGVDPKQVAGLASTRTYPLRSSFRPGYNMAVNLVAQVGATEARELLEQSFAQFQADRSVVGTARRIERNKEALKGYGAAVTGDFDEMLEYVELRAKISAREKALSRQNTAVRRAGTAESLEKLRKGDVIAVPAGRRAGLAVVVDPGLDPIREPRPVVVTEDRWSGPLSVADFPAPVEVLGRIKLPKHIELRSPKTRRDIASTLRSAGIALPGKQNRRSGANEDGELAALRRALRAHPGHGLAEREANLRWVERYQRLAAETQQLERKVAATTHSLARAFDRILALLGERGYLGPESAGDGEDRVTEHGRRLTRLYSESDLLAAECIRHGVWRGLNPAELAAVVSTLVFEARRDTAGEPRLPGGAVPEAWQETARLWVELTEDERRHRLDRTREPDAGFAWPVYRWARGESLEKVLTAAEANGQELSAGDFVRWSRQVIDLLDQIRDVLGKGDPVGAAAADAVKALRRGVVAAGAA